The following proteins are encoded in a genomic region of Longimicrobium sp.:
- a CDS encoding ATP-binding protein translates to MTALPGTAEFVVLLVEDNPADAELIALRLESAGAAGGPPVRLLHAGSAAEACAALRETPVDTVILDLSLPDARWPGAFHRVRAEAPGVPVIVLTGTADEALALRALRAGAQDYVLKPPPDGATLRRILRYAGERQHLLRELDAAMHAQETAARRWQLLAEAAGVLAATDDPAAAVRKVARLVVPAEADCFVLLFSGGDAVAGVADAEHANRRRGAALRRRVRHLLDPPAGTSDPLLAALDGPEPRGDVLRPLLDSLAMASGSAVRLHTGGPGHGVVVLACGPARADGALAAEFARSLADRLGVALERVRLLRRAERAVAARDRAFGIVSHDLRNPLGTIQVCAAALLDPEPQPAEGMRNMARIIQRSADWMQQIVRDLLDRASLDAGRLALERRPTAVSDVIGAAQVMFVVAAEEEEEIELTVECEAGLPEIDADPGRLLQVLANLLSNALKFTPAGGRVALRVRTAAAEEGNGGADAVCFVVSDTGPGIPPEDLPHVFDWFWQSDRTRRGGAGLGLAIARGLIEAHGSRLHVESAPGRGSTFWFTLAAAVPAAPEPTTIN, encoded by the coding sequence ATGACCGCGCTGCCGGGTACCGCCGAGTTCGTGGTGCTCCTGGTCGAGGACAACCCCGCCGACGCGGAGCTCATCGCCCTGCGGCTGGAGTCCGCCGGCGCGGCGGGAGGGCCCCCGGTGCGCCTGCTGCACGCAGGCAGCGCGGCCGAAGCGTGCGCCGCGCTCCGCGAGACTCCGGTCGACACGGTGATCCTGGACCTCTCCCTCCCCGACGCGCGCTGGCCGGGCGCGTTCCACCGGGTGCGAGCCGAGGCGCCCGGGGTGCCGGTGATCGTGCTCACCGGCACCGCCGACGAGGCGCTGGCGCTGCGGGCGCTGCGCGCGGGCGCCCAGGACTACGTACTGAAGCCCCCGCCCGACGGGGCCACCCTGCGCCGCATCCTCCGCTACGCCGGCGAGCGGCAGCACCTGCTGCGCGAGCTGGACGCCGCGATGCACGCGCAGGAGACCGCCGCCCGGCGCTGGCAACTCCTGGCCGAGGCGGCGGGCGTGCTGGCCGCGACGGACGACCCTGCTGCCGCGGTCCGCAAGGTGGCCCGGCTGGTGGTGCCGGCGGAGGCGGACTGCTTCGTCCTCCTCTTCTCCGGCGGAGACGCGGTGGCGGGGGTCGCGGATGCGGAGCACGCGAACCGGCGGCGGGGCGCCGCGCTCCGCAGGCGCGTCCGGCACCTCCTGGACCCGCCGGCCGGAACCAGCGACCCGCTGCTCGCGGCGCTGGACGGCCCGGAGCCGAGGGGCGACGTCCTCCGGCCGCTGCTGGACTCGCTGGCGATGGCCTCGGGGAGCGCGGTCCGCCTGCACACCGGCGGCCCCGGCCACGGGGTGGTGGTGCTCGCGTGCGGGCCCGCGCGCGCCGACGGGGCTCTGGCCGCCGAGTTCGCCCGCTCGCTCGCCGACCGGCTGGGCGTGGCGCTGGAGCGGGTGCGCCTCCTCCGCCGGGCGGAGCGGGCGGTGGCGGCACGCGACCGGGCCTTCGGCATCGTCTCGCACGACCTGCGCAACCCGCTCGGCACCATCCAGGTGTGCGCCGCCGCGCTGCTGGACCCGGAGCCGCAGCCCGCGGAGGGGATGCGCAACATGGCCCGGATCATCCAGCGCTCGGCCGACTGGATGCAGCAGATCGTACGCGACCTCCTGGACCGCGCCAGCCTCGACGCCGGCCGGCTGGCGCTGGAGCGGCGGCCCACCGCCGTCTCCGACGTGATCGGGGCCGCGCAGGTGATGTTCGTGGTGGCGGCGGAGGAGGAGGAAGAGATCGAGCTCACGGTGGAGTGCGAGGCGGGGCTGCCCGAGATCGACGCCGACCCCGGGCGGCTCCTGCAGGTGCTCGCGAACCTGCTGAGCAACGCGCTCAAGTTCACGCCCGCCGGCGGCCGGGTGGCGCTCCGGGTGCGCACGGCCGCCGCGGAGGAGGGGAACGGCGGCGCGGACGCGGTCTGCTTCGTGGTGAGCGACACGGGCCCCGGGATCCCGCCGGAAGACCTGCCCCACGTCTTCGACTGGTTCTGGCAGTCCGACCGCACCCGCCGCGGCGGCGCCGGGCTGGGGCTGGCGATCGCGCGCGGGCTGATCGAGGCGCACGGCTCCCGGCTGCACGTGGAGAGCGCGCCGGGAAGGGGGAGCACCTTCTGGTTCACCCTGGCGGCGGCTGTCCCGGCGGCGCCGGAACCGACCACGATCAACTGA
- a CDS encoding aspartate aminotransferase family protein, with product MDLRQLDKKHFGRQGEPRDVIVGDSADSYLTDTRGRKYIDFMMGWCVGNLGWGNTDIRAAVRDFDGPDYVHPDYLYRPWAQLAEMLARITPGKLAVSYRTTGGTESVEGALQIAMAYTGRGAFVSVEDSYHGNSIAAMSIGASSNRETFKNLLPNCHKIEPPLDHKALGKVETLLKKRDVAAFIMEPIICNLGALVPEDEFVRGVRELCTRYGTLFIADEVATGFGRTGKLFACEHFDLEPDVLCMAKAITGGYGGLGAVITTSRIANAIKEDFGLYSTYGWHPRAVAAALANLRYLTRHRNRLLKNATQLGEYFLTRLSQMSFKCKATIHGKGFAIGIEVEDEAYASEVGDTCRENGLLVSAEEDVLMLFPALTITRQTAQRGLDIFEKSLQPT from the coding sequence ATGGACCTCCGCCAGCTCGACAAAAAGCACTTCGGCCGCCAGGGCGAACCCAGGGACGTCATCGTCGGCGACTCCGCCGACAGCTATCTCACAGATACCCGCGGGCGCAAATACATCGACTTCATGATGGGCTGGTGCGTCGGCAACCTGGGCTGGGGAAACACCGACATCCGCGCGGCGGTGCGGGATTTCGACGGCCCCGATTACGTTCATCCCGACTACCTCTACCGCCCCTGGGCCCAGCTGGCCGAAATGCTCGCCCGCATCACGCCGGGCAAGCTCGCGGTCTCCTACCGCACGACCGGCGGCACCGAGTCCGTGGAAGGCGCGCTGCAGATCGCCATGGCCTACACCGGCCGCGGCGCGTTCGTCTCCGTGGAGGACAGCTACCATGGCAACTCCATCGCCGCCATGAGCATCGGCGCATCGAGCAACCGCGAAACGTTCAAGAACCTCCTGCCCAACTGCCACAAGATCGAGCCGCCGCTGGATCACAAGGCTCTTGGCAAGGTCGAGACGCTGCTGAAGAAGCGCGACGTTGCCGCCTTCATCATGGAGCCGATCATCTGCAACCTGGGCGCCCTCGTCCCCGAGGACGAGTTCGTCCGCGGCGTCCGCGAGCTCTGCACCCGCTACGGCACCCTCTTCATCGCCGACGAAGTCGCCACGGGTTTCGGCCGGACCGGAAAGCTGTTCGCCTGCGAGCACTTCGATCTCGAGCCCGATGTCCTGTGCATGGCCAAGGCAATCACCGGCGGCTACGGCGGCCTGGGTGCCGTGATCACCACGTCCAGAATAGCAAACGCCATCAAGGAAGACTTCGGCCTCTATTCCACCTATGGCTGGCACCCGCGCGCCGTCGCCGCTGCCCTGGCCAACCTCCGCTATCTGACGCGCCACCGGAACAGGCTTCTCAAGAACGCCACCCAGCTGGGCGAGTACTTCCTCACCCGGCTCTCCCAGATGAGCTTCAAATGCAAAGCCACCATCCACGGCAAAGGCTTCGCCATCGGCATCGAAGTCGAAGACGAAGCCTATGCCTCCGAGGTCGGCGACACCTGCCGCGAAAACGGCCTACTCGTCTCGGCCGAAGAAGACGTCCTCATGCTCTTTCCCGCCCTGACCATCACCCGCCAAACCGCCCAGCGCGGACTCGACATCTTCGAAAAGTCCCTTCAGCCCACATGA
- a CDS encoding antibiotic biosynthesis monooxygenase — MMESTAEKVAMVGLFARLEANAGQEDDVETLLRGVLELVLEEPATLAWFAIRLRPSTFAVFATFSGKAGRQVHLAGRAAAALTEKAPELFAEPPAIERVDIVAAKLP; from the coding sequence ATGATGGAGAGCACCGCAGAGAAGGTGGCGATGGTGGGACTGTTCGCGAGGCTGGAGGCGAACGCCGGGCAGGAAGACGACGTGGAGACCCTGCTCCGCGGCGTGCTGGAGCTGGTCCTCGAGGAGCCCGCGACCCTCGCCTGGTTCGCGATCCGCCTGCGACCGTCGACCTTTGCGGTCTTCGCCACCTTTTCCGGCAAGGCCGGCCGACAGGTACACCTCGCCGGGCGCGCGGCGGCGGCGCTGACTGAAAAAGCGCCGGAGCTGTTCGCGGAGCCGCCCGCCATCGAGCGGGTGGACATCGTCGCGGCCAAACTCCCGTAG
- a CDS encoding TetR family transcriptional regulator C-terminal domain-containing protein produces the protein MARNRAPVDVRREQILRAAFEVASREGIGGLTIRAVAAEAEVSHALVVHYFQRKERLVHALLDWLIETTTVLHMSDDIARLPRAVDRLHALLQQEMARLSHQPRHTRLFFEFWALGARHEEIRTRIGAELRRYRAAFRAIVEELLEAEPGPLARVTADGMAAVAVSWIHGCAVQAMIDPGGFDTDDYLAAVRGVIGRLA, from the coding sequence ATGGCACGCAATCGGGCACCGGTGGACGTGCGGCGCGAGCAGATCCTGCGGGCTGCCTTCGAGGTGGCGTCGCGCGAGGGGATCGGGGGATTGACGATCCGCGCGGTGGCCGCCGAGGCCGAGGTGAGCCACGCGCTGGTCGTCCACTACTTCCAGCGCAAGGAAAGGCTGGTGCACGCGCTGCTGGACTGGCTCATCGAGACTACCACGGTGCTGCACATGTCCGACGACATCGCCCGGCTCCCTCGCGCGGTGGACCGGCTGCACGCGCTGCTGCAGCAGGAGATGGCACGGCTCAGCCACCAGCCGCGGCACACCCGGCTGTTTTTCGAGTTCTGGGCATTGGGCGCGCGGCACGAGGAGATCCGGACGCGCATCGGCGCGGAGCTGAGGCGCTACCGGGCGGCCTTCCGCGCCATCGTGGAAGAGCTGCTCGAGGCCGAGCCGGGCCCGCTCGCGCGCGTGACCGCCGACGGGATGGCGGCCGTGGCGGTGAGCTGGATCCACGGCTGCGCGGTGCAGGCCATGATCGACCCCGGGGGTTTCGACACCGACGATTACCTGGCCGCCGTGCGCGGCGTGATCGGGCGCCTGGCGTGA
- a CDS encoding sensor histidine kinase, which translates to MPRREPPASFANGRGREHALQRAVAVPAPAAEAMRLADFIVANREPILAEWEAFARTCTPASGAMDIVALRDHANEMLTVIAADLRTPQGEDARSEKSKGNAPDDGADSPTAAEEHGAGRAESGFTVEQMVSEYRALRASVIRLWTLGRGELGPADLADLTRFNEAIDQSLAESLSRYTDDLDYSKEMFLAILGHDLRTPLGAVSTSAQFMLDTQELKEPSLTLTSRIASSSARMIQMVGDLLDFTRSRLGGGIPVVRADMSMAKAVHDVVDELAAARPDRTLQVETRGAQRGEWDCARITQALTNLVGNALEHGSPGTVVRVDVQGNDDEITVAVHNRGAAIAADRLNGIFNPMKPREAGGSTTAGGSAGHLGLGLYIAERIVNAHHGRIDVESSEERGTTFTVHLPRHG; encoded by the coding sequence ATGCCGAGGAGAGAGCCGCCGGCCTCGTTCGCCAACGGCCGCGGACGCGAGCATGCCCTGCAGCGGGCCGTCGCCGTCCCCGCGCCGGCCGCGGAAGCGATGCGGCTGGCCGACTTCATCGTCGCGAACCGCGAGCCGATCCTTGCGGAGTGGGAGGCGTTCGCGCGCACCTGCACGCCGGCCAGCGGGGCGATGGACATCGTGGCGCTGCGTGACCATGCCAACGAGATGCTCACGGTCATCGCCGCCGACCTGCGCACGCCGCAGGGCGAAGACGCGCGGTCGGAGAAGTCGAAGGGAAACGCGCCGGACGACGGCGCGGACTCGCCGACGGCGGCCGAGGAGCACGGGGCCGGACGGGCCGAGAGCGGATTCACCGTCGAGCAGATGGTGTCCGAGTACCGCGCCCTGCGCGCCAGCGTGATCCGGCTGTGGACGCTCGGGCGGGGCGAGCTCGGGCCGGCGGACCTGGCCGACCTGACCCGGTTCAACGAGGCCATCGACCAGTCGCTGGCCGAGTCGCTGTCGCGGTACACCGACGACCTGGACTACTCCAAGGAGATGTTCCTGGCGATCCTAGGGCACGATCTGCGGACGCCGCTCGGGGCGGTGAGCACGTCCGCGCAGTTCATGCTCGACACCCAGGAACTGAAGGAGCCCTCCCTGACGCTCACCTCCCGGATTGCCAGCAGCTCCGCCCGCATGATCCAGATGGTCGGCGACCTTCTGGACTTCACCCGCAGCCGCCTGGGCGGCGGGATCCCGGTGGTGCGCGCCGACATGAGCATGGCGAAGGCGGTGCACGACGTGGTGGACGAGCTCGCCGCGGCGCGCCCCGACCGGACGCTGCAGGTCGAAACCCGCGGCGCGCAGCGGGGGGAGTGGGACTGCGCGCGCATCACCCAGGCGCTGACCAACCTGGTGGGGAACGCGCTCGAGCACGGCTCCCCCGGGACCGTCGTCCGAGTCGACGTCCAGGGCAACGACGACGAGATCACGGTGGCCGTCCACAACCGCGGAGCCGCAATCGCGGCGGACCGGCTGAACGGGATCTTCAACCCCATGAAGCCGCGGGAGGCGGGCGGGAGCACTACCGCGGGCGGGTCGGCCGGGCACCTGGGGCTGGGGCTCTACATCGCCGAGCGGATCGTGAACGCGCACCACGGCAGGATCGACGTGGAGTCTTCGGAAGAGCGCGGCACCACCTTCACCGTCCACCTGCCGCGCCACGGATGA
- a CDS encoding DegT/DnrJ/EryC1/StrS family aminotransferase, which yields MRVSARSGRVPMSSQTARAARGVGSAAPGVEAAVVAYLRRARVDAAAAHEHLLGTGAVGELEDRLRRHYGKRHALVVANATSALLAVAIALDLGEGEVVAPPLAWGGSIAGFLHVGARLLFGDVDPLTLTLCPAAAQEALSSRVRALLAVDLFGVPADDEALRSLADEKGLWYIHDAAQSLGATREGRPAGALAHVVVTSFTAGKTLFAGEGGAVLTDDDNLYARLVWLTQHPHRHKRELGLRLANEFALNLRIHPVAAVWANEDFSAALRRLGARQRRANAIRRKVEASGLVQPLSFAERELQPSYFRLTCAWADRPDAGRLEELLGPVRDAPRVRSLAIEPLYAQVPSTLVAGHPCCKNAEEQLQRRFEIAL from the coding sequence ATGCGCGTATCCGCGCGCTCGGGCCGGGTGCCCATGTCTAGCCAGACCGCACGGGCGGCGCGGGGCGTCGGCAGCGCCGCCCCCGGCGTGGAGGCCGCGGTGGTGGCGTATCTGCGTCGGGCGCGGGTTGATGCAGCTGCCGCGCACGAGCACCTGCTCGGGACTGGGGCAGTGGGCGAGCTCGAGGACCGTCTCCGCCGGCACTATGGGAAACGGCACGCGCTGGTGGTGGCCAACGCCACGTCCGCTCTGCTCGCGGTGGCGATCGCGCTGGACCTCGGGGAGGGGGAGGTGGTTGCGCCGCCGCTTGCCTGGGGGGGAAGTATCGCGGGGTTCCTCCACGTCGGTGCCCGATTGCTGTTTGGAGATGTCGATCCGTTGACACTCACCCTCTGTCCTGCCGCAGCACAAGAGGCTCTTAGCTCCCGAGTGCGGGCGCTGCTTGCCGTTGACCTGTTTGGCGTGCCTGCCGACGACGAAGCTCTCCGCTCGCTAGCGGACGAGAAGGGGCTGTGGTACATCCATGATGCTGCGCAAAGCTTGGGGGCGACGCGCGAGGGACGGCCCGCTGGGGCGCTCGCGCACGTGGTGGTCACCTCGTTTACGGCTGGGAAGACGCTCTTCGCGGGGGAGGGCGGGGCGGTGCTCACCGACGACGACAACCTCTACGCACGCCTCGTGTGGCTGACCCAGCACCCGCACCGGCACAAGCGGGAACTCGGTCTGCGACTCGCCAATGAGTTCGCGTTAAACCTCCGTATCCACCCGGTCGCCGCGGTGTGGGCCAACGAGGATTTCTCCGCCGCTCTGCGCCGTCTGGGTGCACGGCAGCGGCGCGCGAACGCGATTCGAAGGAAAGTGGAAGCCTCCGGACTGGTCCAACCGCTCTCGTTCGCTGAGCGCGAGCTCCAGCCATCGTATTTTCGGCTCACATGCGCGTGGGCTGACCGTCCGGATGCTGGACGCCTGGAAGAGCTTCTCGGTCCGGTCCGTGACGCTCCGCGCGTTCGGTCGCTGGCGATAGAACCACTTTATGCTCAAGTGCCCAGCACGCTCGTCGCCGGGCACCCATGCTGCAAAAATGCAGAAGAACAGCTGCAGCGCAGGTTTGAGATAGCACTCTAG
- a CDS encoding AAA family ATPase has protein sequence MAPVTLDPPDARATPPRLPPAERILQAYTEGNCALLVTGRSLYDPVADGEGRLLTLLEHLRRHARSAHGMHLLTYSLANGLDWDAPRLRDGRDRHTIETVLRSHRLLEVQADEHEMVRVIRGIAALARAPAEGLAWSDGMPLRFVFVLEFAEHLTPSGEGTGRTDPEITAVELAHILGQSNALRQSGNLVVFHGREGRIDDLVAGVLHPVRLGQPDATEKYAFLVAARAVYPEARFEEGVTDEDVARLTSNTPNRGLEGRMRASHLRAAPVTVEELQEQKSRDVVILSEHTLTVLDTRRIDQLRLVGCNIKCPLDLLLRFGNGLLHGNPHIPANVLLVGPPGTGKTDLALLAAREARASAYQVHSPKGGIVGETERKARLLTLALSDWTPNVAFVDEITEALPLERSDFDGDSGASRAVTAALLTALSDESRRGRSLLVATTNCPWRMGAAMRSRFTIVPVLQPLREDYPAIISVIATRMMPEARLGPDEVRGAADLFYDKGASPREIRAALSMALLAASGLDPKIVLQAARDLRPSADRVSSEYADLWAIRACTSKRYLPWYADPGAYPYPAHLRELVDPVSGDVDVERLDARIRALGPGAHV, from the coding sequence ATGGCACCCGTGACCCTGGACCCACCGGACGCCCGCGCGACGCCGCCGCGTCTCCCGCCGGCCGAGCGGATCCTGCAGGCCTACACTGAGGGGAACTGCGCGCTGCTCGTCACGGGCCGCTCGCTCTACGATCCGGTGGCGGACGGAGAAGGGCGTCTGCTGACGCTGCTGGAACACCTGCGCAGACATGCACGCAGCGCGCACGGCATGCACCTGTTGACGTACTCGCTGGCGAACGGGCTGGACTGGGATGCGCCGCGCCTGCGGGACGGGCGCGACCGCCACACAATCGAGACGGTGCTGCGCTCGCACAGGCTGCTCGAAGTCCAAGCGGACGAGCACGAGATGGTGCGGGTGATCCGCGGCATCGCCGCGCTGGCGCGCGCCCCCGCCGAGGGTCTCGCCTGGAGCGACGGCATGCCGCTCCGGTTCGTCTTCGTGCTGGAATTCGCCGAGCACCTGACGCCGAGCGGCGAGGGGACCGGGCGGACCGATCCGGAGATCACGGCGGTGGAACTCGCCCACATCCTGGGGCAAAGCAACGCGCTCAGGCAGTCGGGAAACCTCGTGGTGTTCCACGGCCGCGAGGGACGGATCGACGACCTGGTGGCCGGCGTGCTGCATCCCGTCCGGCTGGGGCAGCCCGACGCGACCGAGAAGTACGCGTTCCTGGTCGCCGCGCGCGCGGTGTACCCGGAGGCCCGCTTCGAAGAGGGAGTCACGGACGAGGACGTCGCGCGGCTGACGAGCAACACCCCCAACCGGGGCCTCGAAGGGCGGATGCGCGCCTCGCACCTGCGCGCGGCTCCGGTGACGGTGGAAGAGCTGCAGGAGCAAAAGAGCCGCGACGTGGTCATTCTCTCGGAGCACACCCTCACCGTGCTCGACACCCGCCGGATCGACCAGCTCCGGCTGGTCGGCTGCAACATCAAGTGTCCCCTGGACCTCCTGCTCCGGTTCGGGAACGGGCTTCTGCACGGCAACCCGCACATCCCGGCCAACGTTCTCCTGGTGGGGCCGCCCGGTACGGGGAAGACGGACCTGGCGCTCCTCGCGGCGCGCGAGGCGCGAGCGTCGGCATACCAGGTCCACTCGCCCAAGGGTGGAATCGTGGGCGAGACAGAACGGAAGGCCCGCCTCCTGACGCTGGCGCTTTCCGACTGGACGCCCAACGTGGCGTTCGTGGACGAGATCACCGAGGCGCTTCCCCTGGAGCGCTCCGATTTCGACGGCGACTCGGGCGCGAGCAGGGCGGTAACTGCCGCACTACTCACGGCCCTCTCGGACGAATCGCGGCGGGGCCGGTCGCTCCTGGTGGCCACGACCAACTGCCCGTGGCGGATGGGCGCCGCGATGCGGAGCCGGTTCACCATCGTGCCGGTGCTCCAACCGCTGCGGGAGGATTATCCCGCCATCATCTCCGTGATCGCCACGCGAATGATGCCGGAGGCCCGGCTGGGCCCTGACGAGGTGCGGGGCGCGGCCGACCTGTTCTACGACAAGGGCGCGTCGCCCCGGGAGATTCGCGCGGCGCTGAGCATGGCTCTTCTGGCGGCGTCCGGGCTCGACCCCAAGATCGTGCTGCAGGCGGCTCGCGATCTCCGGCCCAGCGCAGACCGCGTATCCAGCGAATACGCGGACCTGTGGGCGATCCGAGCGTGCACGTCGAAGCGCTACCTGCCTTGGTATGCCGACCCCGGCGCCTATCCGTACCCGGCCCACCTCCGGGAGCTAGTGGATCCTGTTAGCGGAGACGTGGACGTGGAGCGGCTGGATGCGCGTATCCGCGCGCTCGGGCCGGGTGCCCATGTCTAG
- a CDS encoding group II intron maturase-specific domain-containing protein, with protein sequence MLLDEVDRQLERSGHAFVRYADDCNVYVRSRRADERVMERLRRLFAKLRLKVNEDKSAVARVWDRKFLGYSFWVAKGREVKCRVAPKALTEFKERIRQITRRNGGRSLQKVVEELRMYLLGWKAYFRLADTPGVFHDLDQWIARRLRMVRLKQWKRGRTAYREMRTRGVPDQLARAAAAHMRSWWRLSSHGALHTALPGKLFEQMGLPRLAPH encoded by the coding sequence GTGCTCCTGGACGAGGTCGACCGGCAGCTGGAGAGAAGCGGGCACGCCTTCGTACGCTACGCCGATGATTGCAACGTGTACGTGCGGTCGAGGCGGGCGGACGAGCGTGTGATGGAGCGGCTGCGCAGGCTCTTCGCGAAGCTCCGGCTGAAGGTCAACGAGGACAAGAGCGCGGTGGCGCGCGTGTGGGACCGCAAGTTCCTCGGCTACAGCTTCTGGGTAGCCAAGGGGCGAGAGGTCAAATGCCGCGTCGCGCCGAAGGCCCTGACGGAATTCAAGGAGCGCATCCGGCAGATCACCCGCCGGAACGGAGGGAGGTCGCTGCAGAAGGTGGTGGAGGAGTTACGAATGTACCTGCTGGGCTGGAAGGCCTACTTCCGACTGGCGGATACACCCGGAGTCTTTCACGACCTCGACCAGTGGATCGCCCGAAGGCTGCGGATGGTGCGGCTGAAGCAGTGGAAGCGTGGACGCACGGCGTACCGGGAGATGAGAACTCGGGGAGTGCCCGATCAGCTTGCCCGAGCCGCCGCCGCGCACATGCGAAGCTGGTGGAGGCTGTCCAGCCACGGTGCGCTCCACACCGCCCTGCCGGGGAAGCTCTTCGAGCAGATGGGTCTTCCCCGGCTCGCACCGCACTGA
- a CDS encoding reverse transcriptase domain-containing protein: MVRRQEIPKSGGGVRQLGIPTVLDRFIQQAILQVLQPIFDPTFSEHSYGFRPGRRAHDAVCQAQRYIQSGRRWVVDVDLEKFFDRVNHDVLMSRLEKRIGDRRLLRVIRRYLGPEYWPTAWWWSGTRGRRRAAPSRRCWRTCSWTRSTGSWREAGTPSYATPMIATCTCGRGGRTSV, from the coding sequence GTGGTGCGTCGGCAGGAGATCCCGAAGAGCGGGGGAGGGGTGCGGCAGCTGGGCATCCCGACCGTGCTCGACCGGTTCATCCAGCAGGCGATCCTGCAGGTGCTGCAGCCGATCTTCGATCCCACGTTTTCGGAGCACAGCTACGGCTTCCGGCCGGGGCGGCGGGCGCACGACGCGGTCTGTCAGGCGCAGCGCTACATCCAGTCGGGCCGGCGCTGGGTGGTGGACGTGGATCTGGAGAAATTCTTCGACCGCGTGAACCACGACGTGCTGATGTCGCGTCTGGAGAAGCGGATCGGAGACAGACGGCTGCTCAGGGTGATCCGCCGCTACCTGGGGCCGGAGTACTGGCCGACGGCGTGGTGGTGGAGCGGCACGAGGGGACGCCGCAGGGCGGCCCCCTCTCGCCGCTGCTGGCGAACGTGCTCCTGGACGAGGTCGACCGGCAGCTGGAGAGAAGCGGGCACGCCTTCGTACGCTACGCCGATGATTGCAACGTGTACGTGCGGTCGAGGCGGGCGGACGAGCGTGTGA